The Salvia splendens isolate huo1 chromosome 20, SspV2, whole genome shotgun sequence nucleotide sequence CATTGCTTGAATCTACGGCAATTCCGGTAAGACCTAATTGTGATGGTTTGTGAGaccaaatttataaataaattcttTCAGAATGATTATTAATTAACCAAGCCTTTTTTCATATATGGCTCCACACAAATTTGGTACCACCAGCTCTAATTTTATATCATAGTCCAAAAAGGTTTATCTGATAAAGATGAGCACACAATGGTGTAACATTAAAGgataaataaattttcatttacATTCGTCCATTTTTACAATGTATAGCTAGAGATTAATTCCTAAGAAAAATAAATGTCAAAATATCCCATCCTCAACCACAAGAGATGAACACATTATGCTGTCTTACTCCATTGTGTAGATTAATGGAGCATATTTTCTCATATTATTATgagaaaaaaatcataaaatcgacACACTTTAGCAATCATAACTAGCCGGCCTCGAACGTCTCTTGCACAACTTGGATTGCTTAGAGTGATTAACCTCGAACCTGTACAAAATGGATGCCAAGCCCGCACCCCATCTTATTCACCGACTACCTGTCTGAAATCTGGTCGGCAGGAAGAGGCTCGGAACTAAGAAGTCGTTCAGCTTCATCGTTTGCCTCAGCTTGCAGTCTCCATTTCTGCAATGACACAAACATAAATGTCACATACAATAAGCAATTTCAGTTTTTCTAGTTTCGCAAATTGAATACGACAACATGCCTCTTCGAGATTCTCAAGTTCCATGATTTTCTCTATCTGCTGAGCAATGTTTTCCTGCCAAAAAAACAACACAATGGAATCTGTTCATTAAGATTGTTTTTGTATGATAAAAGCTGTTGAGTAGGCAGTTTCTACTTTCTATGTCTTAAACCACAGAAAGAAGACGACATACCACATTGCTGACTGCTTCCGCAGCAACCACATCCACGTCCAGTTCTACCTCAATTTCAATCATTGAAGATATCTGAAAATGGTAAACCATAACCATGTGCTGTTCATAACTTAAATCTCCAAATAATTTAAACAAGCATCATTTTTCTGGAACAATTACATACTCTTGCATAGCTCTCGATCAGTTCAATCCGAGTCTTGAGAGAACTCTCCAAGCCTTCACGCACCCTTTTGACTCTATTTCTTCGAgcactaaaataaaagataaattcCAGTTAACGAGCAATTCCACAGATCGAACCCAAATATTTCAAGTTGAGAGAGTGGTCATGAGAGAGGTAGAAATTAGACACAAACCGATAAGAAGGTTCTCCAACAGCATAAATTTTGTTCTCCAACTGGCACATGCGAGCAAGCATCCAGACCTTAAGGACAATATATTGAGTAAACGTAATTAAGAGAGATGGCCCTTGTCCAATCCTATAAGTGCATTAGCATATACAGGCACATAGATGAATTGCAAATGTTTCTTTAATTAGTATATTTtcaaacaatttaaaataaatgggATGAACAGTCAGTAACCAGCAATCAGTATTAGTATTCCTGGGCAGAACCTCATTTTCAGCCGCTTTCTTCAATTCCTTGATGCGAGACTGAAGTACGTCATACTGAGATAACAGCTGCTGCCTTATGGATGTTACATCCACTAGTCTTTGTGGAAGCTGGCAACGGAAAAGACATAAACAGTTAAGCATGACTGTGGAAGACACTTGCTCAAGgtttgaaaaaaaatgtatattaaGTAGCTAAACTGTTGAGGAAGTCGCATATCTAACTCGAACAGTTGGGATTAAAATTAGAACATAATACTTCCTTTCAATTGTCACTTGATATTTACAGAATAGCATCGTGAATAAGCTATAGGCTTTTAACATACTGGGAGGTAAAAATCACATGATTAGTTGCCCGTGAGACATATGTGTGATGTGACATTATTGACTCAAAATGAAATCTGGGAAAAATAAACATAATCGCGTGCACAAAGCATCTGATCCTAGCTACTCAGCCAAAAATCTATATGCATGTAGAAGCTAGAAAATATTTATAGATATGGAAAACTTTTAACGACCATCATAACAGTTCAAGAGTAGAACAATTCTATGAATGATAAGTTTTCAAGCAGAAACTGAATGCTGCAGGGGCAGTAGTTTATCAAAGAGACCTGCCTTGTTAAGCTGAGGAAGAACCAGACTGCTAAAAGTTGCACCTACAGCCACCGAAGAAAATGCAGCAGCTGCAATCAACGGAGGCAAGCTAGGATCAAGCATTCCAGAGGCTGCGTCACCAGTAGCAAGCACCACAAGAGTGGGGAATAAAATAGATGGACTCAGCATGGATCTGGTCGCATCTTTTCGAGGGGCTCTTAATAATCGTGATTCTCTACCATCTTTATGATTGGTCAGGCACATGGGCTCACCAGGGTAGAAATTTGGAACTCTTGCACTCAGCTTTATAGGACCAACCTCTCTGTAAACACTTAATGGAGCTGCTATGGCAACAGTAACTCTTTCTCCTTCCTGAGCAGGGAGATCGACCGTTTCAGTGGCAAACCTGTGTGTTCTTGCTAAGCCGGAAGGGGTCTCCACCTGCAGGGGGCATGAGTGATTGATCTAGTAAAGCTTGTCATC carries:
- the LOC121780903 gene encoding uncharacterized protein LOC121780903, whose protein sequence is MNLQWWWCSSPLLPLPTHHPPRHTTTTHFCFLFPAKKKHYLFPIPKQTAAASNANSQVSSSPEEGSKLASDLFDQVLLARVSAAPDAAEALRLISGERGSAGLITASDCRLIISAALDRGNADLSLSVFSAMRSTFGSGWGKNATSVERLKWSRPDVDTYTLLVKGLAALLRVSDALRVVDCVCRVGVSPGEEVPFGKVVRCPSCMIAVSVAQPQQGIQVVSCSKCRYQYELVSGNILSIESEEISMDVPAWKRALQFLQITKQDIPAAVHSIVVETPSGLARTHRFATETVDLPAQEGERVTVAIAAPLSVYREVGPIKLSARVPNFYPGEPMCLTNHKDGRESRLLRAPRKDATRSMLSPSILFPTLVVLATGDAASGMLDPSLPPLIAAAAFSSVAVGATFSSLVLPQLNKLPQRLVDVTSIRQQLLSQYDVLQSRIKELKKAAENEVWMLARMCQLENKIYAVGEPSYRARRNRVKRVREGLESSLKTRIELIESYARISSMIEIEVELDVDVVAAEAVSNVENIAQQIEKIMELENLEEKWRLQAEANDEAERLLSSEPLPADQISDR